One window of Microcoleus vaginatus PCC 9802 genomic DNA carries:
- a CDS encoding EAL domain-containing protein produces the protein MSVATGFDLSSHNRRVRILPAMLAGVTVTLLNMGVRQLGGLQSLELGSFDSLVRLQPDLGPDPRLLVVAISEADIQALGRFPISDGAIAQTLVKLQKYQPKVIGLDLYRDLPQAPGHEELLAGLKAPNVVAIYKLSDSESQGVAAPPGIPPDRVGFNDFVLDPDGVVRRNLLSVSQPDRKIALSFSMQVALLYLKDRVQQKNSAVHPHQINWGKAEFVPLTSDSGGYANLDAKGYQILLKYRSGKDVVRQVSIRQVLKGEIDPSWVKDKIVLIGTTAPSTRDLFLTPYSPVKKQSPKMPGVLLHAQMLSQILSAVLDGRSLFWVWPEWAEILWNGAWALVGGVLAWRIQHPVRAGLAGGAALMGLLGISCGIFIWGGWVPLVSPTLGLVVTGVGVSAYRKLYDAFHDSLTGLPNRDLFVDCLGRAMIANTRGRRSYLFAVLFLDLDRFKVINDSLGHLVGDELLMAVVLRLRAIIGSGDTVARVGGDDFAILLRNIDLDSAVDLADRIHKALIVPFELKGQEVFVTASIGIALGGEPAANVREQPEHLLRDAHTAMYRAKALGTGRYQVFNASMHDLAVERLQLETDLRMALKRQEFLLHYQPFVSLASGRIIGFEALVRWQHPLRGLIPPMKFIPVAEETGAIVPLGEWVLEEACRQLRLWEEMFDFDRPLIMSVNLSGKQFAQPDLVDRLKAILGTTGLSAESLKLEITESVVMDDVESAIAVLKQMKGLNVKLGIDDFGTGYSSLSYLSRFPTDTLKVDKSFVGRMELESEGENVAIVRTIVALAHALGMDVIAEGVETAAQLAKLRSIGCEYGQGYFFAKPLPSEAATALMASEPQW, from the coding sequence ATGTCTGTCGCAACTGGCTTCGACCTGAGTTCTCATAACCGACGGGTCAGGATTTTGCCTGCAATGCTTGCTGGGGTGACTGTAACGCTGCTGAATATGGGAGTTCGGCAGTTGGGAGGCCTGCAAAGCTTGGAATTGGGGAGTTTTGACTCGTTAGTGCGCTTGCAGCCAGATTTGGGCCCTGATCCGCGACTGTTGGTAGTGGCCATTTCTGAGGCCGATATTCAAGCTTTGGGGAGATTTCCGATTTCCGACGGTGCGATCGCCCAAACCTTGGTCAAACTGCAAAAGTATCAGCCAAAAGTCATCGGTTTGGATTTGTACCGGGATTTGCCTCAAGCACCGGGACACGAGGAATTGCTGGCCGGGCTGAAAGCACCGAACGTGGTGGCGATCTATAAATTGAGCGATTCAGAAAGTCAGGGAGTGGCAGCGCCCCCTGGGATACCGCCCGATCGGGTCGGTTTTAACGACTTCGTGCTCGATCCTGATGGCGTTGTACGCCGCAATTTGCTCTCAGTCTCGCAACCAGATAGAAAGATTGCTTTATCGTTTTCTATGCAAGTGGCTTTGTTGTATCTCAAAGACAGAGTACAGCAGAAAAATAGCGCTGTTCATCCCCACCAAATCAACTGGGGAAAGGCAGAATTTGTGCCTTTAACTTCTGACAGTGGTGGCTATGCAAATCTCGACGCCAAAGGCTACCAAATTTTGCTCAAATACCGTTCTGGTAAGGATGTGGTGCGACAAGTCAGTATCAGGCAGGTATTGAAGGGGGAAATTGACCCAAGCTGGGTTAAGGACAAGATTGTGCTGATCGGGACGACGGCACCGAGTACCAGAGATTTGTTTTTGACGCCCTACAGCCCGGTTAAAAAGCAAAGTCCGAAAATGCCAGGGGTGTTGCTGCACGCGCAAATGCTCAGCCAAATATTGAGTGCGGTTTTGGATGGGCGATCGCTATTTTGGGTGTGGCCGGAATGGGCGGAAATTTTGTGGAACGGTGCTTGGGCTTTGGTGGGCGGGGTTTTGGCTTGGCGGATTCAGCACCCTGTGAGGGCGGGATTGGCTGGGGGTGCTGCATTGATGGGGCTGTTGGGGATTAGTTGTGGGATTTTTATTTGGGGTGGGTGGGTGCCGCTGGTGTCGCCGACTTTGGGTTTGGTGGTGACTGGTGTGGGTGTCAGTGCTTACAGGAAGCTTTACGATGCTTTTCACGATTCTCTAACGGGTTTGCCGAACCGGGATTTGTTCGTGGATTGCTTGGGGCGGGCGATGATCGCCAATACTAGGGGCCGGCGCAGCTATCTGTTTGCGGTGCTGTTTTTGGATTTAGACAGGTTTAAGGTGATTAATGATTCTTTGGGTCATTTGGTGGGGGATGAACTGCTGATGGCGGTGGTTCTGCGGTTGAGGGCGATTATTGGCTCCGGGGATACTGTGGCGCGGGTGGGGGGCGACGATTTTGCGATTTTGCTGAGGAATATTGATCTTGACAGTGCGGTGGATTTGGCCGATCGAATTCACAAAGCTTTAATTGTACCTTTTGAGTTGAAGGGGCAGGAGGTGTTTGTCACTGCGAGCATCGGGATTGCGCTGGGGGGCGAACCCGCTGCTAATGTCAGGGAACAGCCGGAACACTTGCTGCGGGACGCCCACACGGCGATGTACCGGGCGAAGGCTTTGGGAACGGGAAGGTATCAGGTGTTTAATGCTTCGATGCACGATTTGGCGGTGGAGAGGTTGCAGTTGGAGACGGATTTGCGGATGGCCCTCAAGCGTCAGGAGTTTTTGCTGCACTACCAGCCGTTTGTATCTTTGGCAAGCGGGAGGATTATTGGGTTTGAGGCTTTGGTACGCTGGCAACACCCGCTGCGCGGTTTGATTCCACCGATGAAGTTTATTCCGGTGGCTGAGGAAACGGGGGCAATTGTCCCGCTGGGTGAGTGGGTGCTGGAGGAGGCTTGCCGGCAGTTGCGGCTGTGGGAGGAAATGTTTGATTTCGATCGACCTTTGATTATGAGTGTAAATTTATCTGGGAAGCAGTTTGCTCAGCCGGATTTGGTCGATCGCCTGAAGGCGATTTTGGGAACAACGGGTTTGAGTGCCGAGAGTTTGAAGTTGGAGATTACTGAGAGTGTGGTGATGGATGATGTGGAGTCGGCGATCGCGGTTTTGAAGCAGATGAAAGGGTTAAATGTCAAGTTGGGAATTGATGATTTTGGCACTGGTTATTCGTCGTTGAGTTATTTGAGTCGGTTTCCTACGGATACTTTGAAGGTTGATAAGTCGTTTGTGGGGCGAATGGAACTCGAAAGCGAGGGGGAGAATGTGGCGATCGTGCGGACGATTGTGGCGCTGGCGCACGCTTTGGGCATGGATGTGATTGCTGAGGGTGTGGAGACGGCGGCACAATTAGCTAAGTTGAGGTCGATCGGCTGCGAATACGGTCAGGGTTATTTTTTTGCTAAGCCGTTACCCAGCGAGGCTGCGACTGCTTTGATGGCTTCTGAGCCGCAGTGGTAA
- a CDS encoding 4-hydroxy-tetrahydrodipicolinate reductase — protein sequence MANQLPIPVIVNGAAGKMGREVIKAIAHASDMTLFGAVDRSPECLNADAGELAGCGPLEVPITDDLQGMLVLAAQEKQLGVMVDFTHPSSVYENVRSAIAYGIRPVVGTTGLSSKQIENLGEFADKASTGCLIIPNFSIGMVLLQQAAVTASQYFEHVEIIELHHNQKADAPSGTAIQTAQMLAEMGKTFNPPEVEETEKLAGARGSVADEGIRIHSIRLPGLIAHQEVIFGGAGQVYTLRHDTSDRACYMPGVLLSIRKVLELRSLVYGLEKIL from the coding sequence ATGGCGAATCAACTTCCGATTCCGGTGATTGTTAACGGTGCTGCAGGCAAAATGGGCCGCGAAGTAATTAAGGCGATCGCCCATGCTAGTGACATGACCTTATTTGGGGCTGTAGACCGCTCTCCTGAGTGCCTCAACGCCGATGCCGGCGAATTAGCCGGATGCGGCCCGTTAGAAGTTCCCATCACAGACGACTTGCAAGGAATGCTGGTATTAGCAGCTCAGGAAAAGCAGTTAGGGGTGATGGTAGATTTTACGCACCCTTCGTCTGTTTATGAAAACGTGCGATCGGCCATAGCTTACGGGATTCGCCCAGTAGTCGGCACTACCGGATTGAGCAGCAAGCAAATTGAAAACTTAGGTGAATTCGCTGATAAAGCTAGCACTGGGTGTTTGATCATACCCAATTTCTCAATCGGCATGGTTTTGCTCCAACAAGCCGCCGTCACGGCATCTCAGTATTTTGAACACGTAGAAATTATCGAGCTGCACCACAATCAAAAGGCCGACGCCCCCAGCGGTACGGCAATTCAAACTGCCCAAATGCTAGCAGAAATGGGAAAAACTTTCAATCCGCCAGAAGTTGAGGAAACCGAAAAATTAGCCGGAGCTCGAGGTTCAGTGGCCGATGAAGGGATTCGCATTCACAGCATCCGTTTACCCGGTTTAATTGCCCACCAAGAGGTAATTTTTGGGGGCGCCGGTCAAGTTTATACTTTACGGCACGATACGAGCGATCGCGCTTGTTATATGCCAGGAGTCTTGCTGTCTATACGCAAAGTCCTTGAATTGCGATCGCTCGTTTACGGCCTGGAAAAAATCTTGTAG
- a CDS encoding TPM domain-containing protein, whose amino-acid sequence MSQLFPRKFLASVAAFFLALSVWAIAPAAHAFNNPDLLPSTQTPIIDLAKALTDIEEESLTKNLNAFEAETGWKLRVLTQYDRTPGLAVKSYWGLDNKSVLLVADPRGGNLLNFNVGDSLYPLLPRTFWVELQTRYGNQFFVRDNGEDRAIIESLESIEGCLRQGGCRVVPGLPREQWVLTLITSVVGGVICGFAAQPRKPGQVVAWQWALIFSPLWGILFFAFGLGPVVTRTSDWLPVVRNVAGFAIGVLVAFLTPVLGKSSSSSET is encoded by the coding sequence ATGTCACAGCTTTTCCCGCGAAAATTTCTAGCCTCTGTTGCCGCATTTTTTCTGGCTTTGTCCGTGTGGGCGATCGCACCAGCAGCCCACGCTTTCAATAATCCCGATTTGTTGCCGTCAACTCAGACGCCCATCATTGATTTAGCTAAAGCCCTCACGGATATTGAAGAAGAGAGTTTGACAAAAAATTTAAACGCCTTTGAAGCCGAAACCGGCTGGAAATTGCGAGTGCTGACTCAGTACGATCGCACGCCGGGTTTGGCGGTCAAAAGTTATTGGGGGCTAGATAACAAGAGTGTGTTGCTAGTTGCTGACCCCCGAGGGGGCAATTTGCTCAATTTTAATGTGGGCGACTCGCTGTATCCGCTGCTGCCACGCACTTTTTGGGTGGAACTGCAAACTCGCTACGGTAATCAATTTTTTGTGCGGGACAATGGCGAAGATCGAGCGATTATTGAATCTTTGGAGTCGATAGAAGGCTGTTTGCGTCAGGGCGGATGCCGCGTGGTTCCCGGCTTGCCGAGGGAACAGTGGGTTCTGACGTTAATTACGTCGGTGGTTGGCGGCGTCATCTGCGGGTTTGCGGCTCAGCCTCGGAAGCCGGGACAGGTTGTGGCTTGGCAGTGGGCACTGATTTTTTCGCCGCTGTGGGGCATTCTGTTTTTTGCTTTCGGACTTGGGCCGGTGGTGACTCGGACTTCTGACTGGTTGCCTGTGGTTCGGAATGTGGCCGGTTTTGCGATCGGAGTTTTGGTGGCATTCCTGACTCCGGTGTTGGGCAAATCTTCTTCGTCGTCGGAAACTTAG
- a CDS encoding phosphate ABC transporter permease: protein MLIPLTRETFQELIPAVATGAQYKYIWGKPPDFLRRMLISAVTVVFLLVVYNFAGSDVGPLVLITGLIAGLYWLWGPILWASLRNAECRKYQYCGFWQGRVLDIYITDEVTSQEETVNQKGQLVIVDNLEPRINLEVGDKTGFTTTLRAPLRKDHQGIVPGQAALMLIMSNQEDLGRIAKVSDIYIPSRDVWVSDYPYLRRDLFVEMSQQIKKGRKKDRDRTNQSRDVKRRSPADY, encoded by the coding sequence ATGCTAATTCCCTTAACCCGTGAAACATTTCAAGAACTAATTCCTGCCGTCGCCACGGGAGCGCAATACAAATATATCTGGGGAAAACCGCCAGATTTTTTGAGGCGAATGTTAATCTCTGCAGTCACCGTAGTTTTCCTCCTCGTAGTCTACAACTTCGCCGGTTCAGATGTCGGGCCGCTAGTTTTAATCACCGGATTGATAGCTGGTTTGTACTGGCTGTGGGGGCCGATTTTGTGGGCGAGTTTGCGGAATGCAGAATGCCGCAAATATCAATACTGCGGTTTTTGGCAAGGGCGAGTTTTGGATATATATATTACAGATGAAGTCACCAGTCAAGAAGAAACAGTCAATCAAAAAGGACAACTCGTAATAGTTGACAACCTAGAACCACGCATCAACTTAGAAGTTGGCGACAAAACCGGATTTACTACTACACTTCGAGCTCCATTGCGGAAAGATCACCAAGGAATTGTCCCCGGCCAAGCTGCTTTAATGTTAATTATGTCAAACCAAGAAGATTTAGGCAGAATTGCCAAAGTTTCCGATATTTATATTCCCAGCCGTGACGTGTGGGTGAGCGACTATCCTTATTTACGCAGAGATTTGTTTGTAGAAATGAGCCAGCAAATTAAAAAAGGCAGAAAAAAAGACCGCGATCGCACTAATCAAAGCAGAGATGTAAAAAGGCGATCGCCCGCTGATTATTAA
- a CDS encoding N-acetyltransferase: protein MSRLQIREDDLRGRKIADFLREHLENMNEITPPGSIHALDLEALRSPDITFWTAWEGDELLGCGALKELDSRSGEVKSMRTAKAHRRKGIASKILEHIIKEAERRAYDCLNLETGALPEFAPARALYIRYGFKYRGPFAEYIDDPNSVFMTRKL from the coding sequence ATGAGTCGATTGCAAATTCGCGAAGATGACCTCAGAGGTAGAAAGATCGCTGACTTTCTCCGCGAACATCTCGAAAATATGAATGAGATTACACCACCTGGAAGCATTCATGCTCTTGATTTAGAAGCATTGCGATCGCCCGATATTACTTTCTGGACGGCTTGGGAGGGTGATGAATTACTCGGATGCGGAGCACTGAAAGAACTAGATTCAAGAAGTGGTGAAGTCAAATCAATGCGTACCGCCAAGGCTCACCGCCGTAAAGGTATCGCCTCGAAGATTCTTGAACACATCATAAAAGAAGCCGAACGGCGTGCTTACGATTGCCTGAATTTGGAAACAGGGGCTTTGCCTGAGTTCGCCCCGGCACGAGCCTTGTATATACGGTATGGGTTCAAGTACCGAGGCCCCTTCGCTGAATATATTGATGACCCGAATAGCGTGTTTATGACGAGAAAGCTCTAG
- a CDS encoding Precorrin-8X methylmutase yields MEWHVSDAQSLGLIDNEIGDHGFSAAEYEIVRRVIYATADFEYKSLISFSDQALQAGAAALAARTTIVVDVPMVQVGITPLIQNTFANPVYCSMEALTRPQKERTRAAWGIETLARRYPEGIFVVGQAQTALSAIVDLIESEEIRPALVIGTPSGFVGVDVAKSRLHDSMIPHIRIEGRKGSAVVAVAIVNGLVDLAWQAYGQEGNS; encoded by the coding sequence ATGGAATGGCACGTAAGCGATGCCCAGAGTCTGGGATTAATCGATAACGAAATTGGCGACCACGGTTTTTCAGCGGCGGAGTACGAAATAGTCCGCCGCGTGATTTATGCGACTGCTGATTTTGAGTACAAGTCTTTAATTAGTTTTTCCGATCAGGCTTTGCAGGCCGGTGCGGCAGCTTTGGCTGCTCGGACTACGATCGTGGTAGATGTGCCGATGGTGCAGGTGGGCATTACGCCCCTAATCCAAAATACCTTTGCGAATCCGGTTTACTGTTCGATGGAGGCTTTGACACGCCCCCAAAAGGAAAGGACGCGGGCGGCTTGGGGGATTGAAACTTTGGCAAGACGCTATCCTGAGGGGATTTTTGTGGTGGGGCAGGCTCAAACTGCTTTGTCGGCGATCGTAGATTTGATTGAATCTGAGGAAATTCGGCCGGCTTTGGTGATTGGGACTCCTTCTGGGTTTGTAGGGGTTGACGTGGCTAAGTCGCGGCTGCATGATTCCATGATTCCTCACATACGCATTGAGGGCCGCAAGGGCTCTGCGGTAGTGGCTGTGGCTATTGTTAACGGGCTGGTGGATTTGGCTTGGCAAGCTTACGGCCAAGAGGGGAACAGTTGA